The Sulfurovum riftiae sequence ACAAAACAAGCCGAATTCAACAAAGCTGTGTTGAATTTGTAAAGGGTTATTTCTATAGAAACAGTGCTTCTCCGATGCTATGAAGGGCTTCGGGGTTTGAAACAAGAAAAGATATGGTGTATAATGAAGGTAAAGCAAACAAGCAAAGGCGCATGATGCAGACAAAAATACTTTTTTTTCTTCTCTTTGTTTCGGTGTTTCTTCTGGGCGGGGAAGAGGGGCAGTATGTCCAGGCACGCAAAGGAATGGTCGAGACGATAGAGCGGGAGGTCGGATCGACAAGCGGCTATCTCGGAAGAGAGAGGCTGAAACAGAGTGTCATAGATGCGATGGGAAAGGTGCCGCGGCATCGGTTCGTTCCGCAAAAGAGGCGAAAATACGCCTATGAGAACAGGCCGCTTCCCATCGGGCACGGACAGACGATCTCGCAGCCTTACATTGTCGCGGTCATGACCGACCTGCTTGACATCAACGCCTCCAGCCGTGTATTGGAAGTAGGGACAGGGTCCGGATATCAGGCGGCGATACTGGCAGAGATCGCCAAAGAGGTCTATACCATAGAAGTGATCAAAGAGTTGGCTGCCACTGCGGAGAAGACCCTCAGAACGCTGGGATACAAAAACATCAGAACACGCATCGGCGACGGCTATTACGGCTGGGAAGCGTATGCTCCCTATGATGCCATTATCGTAACGGCAGCTTCCGGATCGATCCCTCCGCCGCTTCTGAAACAGCTCAAACCCGGTGGCAGGATGATCATCCCTGTGGGAGGCTTTTCCAGGGTACAGCACCTGATACTGGTCAGGAAAGACTTGAACGGAAGTATCACGACCCGGCAGATACTTCCGGTAAGGTTCGTCCCCCTGACTGGAAAGCATTGAAGCGGAAAGTAGTAAGAACGTGAACCGTTTACCCTATCTCTCCATCGCTCTGGTCTCTGCAGCGGCACTGGCATATGAGATACTGCTGATGAGACTTTTTGGCATGATACAGTGGCACCATTTCGCCTATATGGTCATCAGTCTTGCTCTTTTGGGCTATGGCGCAAGCGGCACCTTCGTCTCCCTGGCAAAAAATGTGCTGCTCAGGTATGCTGACCTTGCCTACTTTGTCATGCTCCTGCTCTTCTCGGTCTCCTCTCTTCTCTCCTTTTTGCTCGCACAGCAGATCGCCTTCGATCCTATGGAATTGCTGTGGGACTACCGGCAGCTTGTCCAGCTTCTGTGGCTCTATCTGCTGCTGGCACTTCCTTTCTTTTTTGTCGCGACCGCGATCGGTCTGATGTTCATACGCTACAGCTTCGGCATCTCAAAACTTTACAGTGCGAATCTCGTCGGATCGGGACTGGGAAGCCTGGGTATACTCTACCTTCTCTCTCTTTTTTTTCCCGAATCGATCCTGCAGATCATCTCTCTTTTTGCATTGCTGGCTGCAGCGGTCGCTGTCTGGGAGATGAAGTCCGGTATCAATGCTGTGGTTCTGCTTCTTTTCACAGCGGCGCTTGCAGCGATCTTCCTTTTCGGCAGCAATGTCACTCTCAGAATGAACGAGTACAAAGACCTCAGCCAGACACTTCGTATCGGCGGTATGAAGATCATAGAGGAACGCTCCTCTGCGCTTGAGCGGCTTACAGTCGTTGAGAGCAGCGATATTCCCTTCCGCTACGTCCCGGGTCTGAGTATGGCCTGGGGCTTAGAGCCTCCCGAACAGCTGGCTGTGTTCATGGATGGTAACGGTATGAGTGTCATTACGAAAATGCCGGAAAAACGTGAAGCCCTGCAATATCTTGACTACCAGACCTCGGCTTTGGCTTATCATCTGAAGCATATCGACAGTACCTTCATTGTCGGGGCTGGAGGAGGAACGGACATCCTTCAGGCACTTTACCATAAGGTCGAAAAGATCGAAGCAGTCGAGATAGACCCGCAGATGGCCGACCTTATTGCCAAGAGGTTCGCTGCGTTCTCCGGGGCGCTTTATGAGAAGGAAAATGTCACTGTGTATACAGGGGAGGCAAGAGCTTTCATCGCCTCGTCACCAAAAACGTTCGACCTGATACAAATGGCTATGGTCGAATCTTTCGGCGCCTCAGCTGCCGGGCTTTACTCCCTGAGCGAGAACTATCTTTATACGACAGAAGCCATAGCCCTCTATCTATCACATCTCAGGCCAGGAGGCTATCTCTCCGTTACGCGTTGGCTGAAACTGCCTCCAAGAGATATGCTCAAGCTTTTTGCCACAGCACTTGAAGCCTTGGAAAAGAGCGGCATTGCAGACCCGGGAAAACAGCTGGTGATGATAAGGGGGCTGCAGACGGGGACACTGCTTGTAAAAAACGGACCCTTCACCTCCGGGGAGATAGAGGCACTGAAGCGTTTCTGTACCACACGTCTTTTCGACATGGTCTATTACAGCGGTATGCCGCCATCGGAAGCGAACCGCTACAACAGGCTTGAGAAGCCAGTTTTCTACAACGGTGTGCAGGAGCTGCTGAAGCACAAAGAGTCATTTTACGAAAATTACAAATTCTATGTCCGTCCGCCCAGCGACGATCGGCCCTATTTTGGCCACTTTTTCAAATGGAAGAGTCTCCCGGAGCTTTTCGCCCTGCGGGGGAAGGGCGGACTGAATCTTCTGGAGTCGGGCTACCTGATCCTGGTTGCAACGCTGTTACAGGCGATCGCGGCAAGTATCGTACTCATACTGCTGCCGCTTCTCTTTCAGAGAAATATACCTAAAGAACATACCGGACGGCAACGTACCAAAGTACTGCTCTACTTTTTCTCTCTGGGTTTCG is a genomic window containing:
- a CDS encoding protein-L-isoaspartate(D-aspartate) O-methyltransferase translates to MQTKILFFLLFVSVFLLGGEEGQYVQARKGMVETIEREVGSTSGYLGRERLKQSVIDAMGKVPRHRFVPQKRRKYAYENRPLPIGHGQTISQPYIVAVMTDLLDINASSRVLEVGTGSGYQAAILAEIAKEVYTIEVIKELAATAEKTLRTLGYKNIRTRIGDGYYGWEAYAPYDAIIVTAASGSIPPPLLKQLKPGGRMIIPVGGFSRVQHLILVRKDLNGSITTRQILPVRFVPLTGKH